One genomic window of Anas acuta chromosome 14, bAnaAcu1.1, whole genome shotgun sequence includes the following:
- the P4HA2 gene encoding prolyl 4-hydroxylase subunit alpha-2 isoform X1, giving the protein MKPCLQLVFLVFLICHTEAEFFTSIGQMTDLIYAEKDLVQSLKEYIRAEEAKLSQIKSWAEKMDVLTSKSTSDPEGYLAHPVNAYKLVKRLNTDWLELENLVLQDTTNGFIANLTIQRQFFPTEEDETGAAKALMRLQDTYKLDPETLSRGNLPGTKYKSSLTVSDCFGMGKTAYNDGDYYHTVLWMEQALKQHDEGEDTTVSKVEILDYLSYAVFQFGDLHRAMELTRRLISLDSTHERAGSNLRYFEKLLEKEREEKSRENSLNQTTAATEPVVQSGTYERPLDYLPERDIYEALCRGEGVKMTPRRQKRLFCRYHNGNRNPHLLIAPFKEEDEWDSPHIVRYYDVMSDEEIEKIKQLAKPRLARATVRDPKTGVLTVASYRVSKSSWLEEDDDPVVGKVNQRMQQITGLTVKTAELLQVANYGMGGQYEPHFDFSRRPFDSTLKSEGNRLATFLNYKDEPDAFKRLGTGNRVATFLNYMSDVEAGGATVFPDFGAAIWPKKGTAVFWYNLFRSGEGDYRTRHAACPVLVGCKWVSNKWFHERGNEFLRPCGRTEVD; this is encoded by the exons ATGAAGCCCTGTCTGCAGTTGGTGTTCCTTGTCTTCTTGATCTGCCACACAGAAGCAGAGTTCTTCACTTCAATAG GTCAAATGACAGATCTCATTTatgcagagaaagacttggTGCAGTCTTTAAAAGAATACATCCGAGCAGAAGAGGCCAAGCTGTCTCAGATTAAAAG CTGGGCTGAAAAAATGGATGTACTGACAAGCAAATCAACCTCTGATCCAGAAGGGTATCTGGCACACCCTGTAAATGCGTACAAGTTGGTGAAGCGTTTAAATACGGATTGGCTGGAATTAGAGAACCTGGTTCTTCAGGATACAACGAACG GCTTTATTGCAAATCTCACAATTCAACGTCAGTTTTTTCCAACTGAAGAAGATGAGACTGGAGCTGCAAAGGCTCTGATGCGCCTGCAGGACACGTACAAGCTGGATCCTGAAACGCTATCTCGAGGAAACTTACCAG gaacaaaatataaatcatCTTTGACAGTGAGCGACTGCTTTGGTATGGGCAAGACTGCTTACAACGATGGAGACTACTATCACACAGTGCTCTGGATGGAACAAGCCTTAAAACAGCATGATGAGGGGGAGGACACTACCGTCAGTAAAGTGGAGATCCTAGATTATCTCAGCTATGCTGTTTTCCAGTTTGGGGACTTACACAGAGCCATGGAGCTCACAAGGCGCCTCATATCCCTTG ACAGCACTCATGAGAGAGCAGGCAGTAATCTGCGGTATTTTgagaagctgctggagaaggagagagaagagaagtcAAGAGAGAACTCATTAAACCAGACAACGGCAGCAACAGAACCAGTGGTGCAAAGTGGTACATACGAGAGGCCTCTTGACTACTTGCCAGAGCGTGATATTTATGAGGCCCTTTGCCGAGGGGAAGGGGTGAAAATG ACACCTCGAAGACAGAAAAGGCTCTTCTGTAGGTACcacaatggaaacagaaaccCTCACCTGCTCATAGCTCCCTTTAAGGAAGAAGATGAATGGGATAGCCCTCATATTGTACGATATTATGATGTCATGTCTGATGAAGAAATTGAGAAAATTAAACAGCTGGCTAAGCCAAGG cTGGCACGAGCCACAGTACGTGATCCCAAAACCGGTGTCCTTACAGTGGCTAGCTACAGGGTATCAAAAAG CTCATGGCTGGAGGAAGATGATGATCCTGTTGTGGGTAAGGTGAACCAACGAATGCAGCAGATCACAGGGTTAACAGTGAAAACAGCTGAACTGTTGCAG GTTGCTAATTATGGAATGGGAGGGCAGTATGAACCGCACTTCGATTTTTCTAGG CGACCCTTTGACAGCACACTCAAATCGGAAGGAAATAGGCTAGCGACGTTTCTTAACTAT aaAGATGAGCCAGATGCTTTCAAGCGGTTAGGGACTGGAAATCGTGTGGCCACTTTTTTAAACTAT ATGAGCGATGTAGAAGCTGGAGGAGCTACAGTTTTCCCAGACTTCGGGGCAGCGATATGGCCCAAGAAG ggaacagcagtgttttggtACAATCTTTTCAGAAGTGGAGAGGGTGATTATAGAACAAGGCATGCAGCTTGTCCAGTACTAGTAGGGTGTAAATGGG TTTCAAATAAATGGTTTCACGAAAGAGGAAATGAATTTTTAAGACCTTGTGGGAGAACAGAAGTTGACTGA
- the P4HA2 gene encoding prolyl 4-hydroxylase subunit alpha-2 isoform X3, which translates to MKPCLQLVFLVFLICHTEAEFFTSIGQMTDLIYAEKDLVQSLKEYIRAEEAKLSQIKSWAEKMDVLTSKSTSDPEGYLAHPVNAYKLVKRLNTDWLELENLVLQDTTNGFIANLTIQRQFFPTEEDETGAAKALMRLQDTYKLDPETLSRGNLPGTKYKSSLTVSDCFGMGKTAYNDGDYYHTVLWMEQALKQHDEGEDTTVSKVEILDYLSYAVFQFGDLHRAMELTRRLISLDSTHERAGSNLRYFEKLLEKEREEKSRENSLNQTTAATEPVVQSGTYERPLDYLPERDIYEALCRGEGVKMTPRRQKRLFCRYHNGNRNPHLLIAPFKEEDEWDSPHIVRYYDVMSDEEIEKIKQLAKPRLARATVRDPKTGVLTVASYRVSKSSWLEEDDDPVVGKVNQRMQQITGLTVKTAELLQVANYGMGGQYEPHFDFSRRPFDSTLKSEGNRLATFLNYMSDVEAGGATVFPDFGAAIWPKKGTAVFWYNLFRSGEGDYRTRHAACPVLVGCKWVSNKWFHERGNEFLRPCGRTEVD; encoded by the exons ATGAAGCCCTGTCTGCAGTTGGTGTTCCTTGTCTTCTTGATCTGCCACACAGAAGCAGAGTTCTTCACTTCAATAG GTCAAATGACAGATCTCATTTatgcagagaaagacttggTGCAGTCTTTAAAAGAATACATCCGAGCAGAAGAGGCCAAGCTGTCTCAGATTAAAAG CTGGGCTGAAAAAATGGATGTACTGACAAGCAAATCAACCTCTGATCCAGAAGGGTATCTGGCACACCCTGTAAATGCGTACAAGTTGGTGAAGCGTTTAAATACGGATTGGCTGGAATTAGAGAACCTGGTTCTTCAGGATACAACGAACG GCTTTATTGCAAATCTCACAATTCAACGTCAGTTTTTTCCAACTGAAGAAGATGAGACTGGAGCTGCAAAGGCTCTGATGCGCCTGCAGGACACGTACAAGCTGGATCCTGAAACGCTATCTCGAGGAAACTTACCAG gaacaaaatataaatcatCTTTGACAGTGAGCGACTGCTTTGGTATGGGCAAGACTGCTTACAACGATGGAGACTACTATCACACAGTGCTCTGGATGGAACAAGCCTTAAAACAGCATGATGAGGGGGAGGACACTACCGTCAGTAAAGTGGAGATCCTAGATTATCTCAGCTATGCTGTTTTCCAGTTTGGGGACTTACACAGAGCCATGGAGCTCACAAGGCGCCTCATATCCCTTG ACAGCACTCATGAGAGAGCAGGCAGTAATCTGCGGTATTTTgagaagctgctggagaaggagagagaagagaagtcAAGAGAGAACTCATTAAACCAGACAACGGCAGCAACAGAACCAGTGGTGCAAAGTGGTACATACGAGAGGCCTCTTGACTACTTGCCAGAGCGTGATATTTATGAGGCCCTTTGCCGAGGGGAAGGGGTGAAAATG ACACCTCGAAGACAGAAAAGGCTCTTCTGTAGGTACcacaatggaaacagaaaccCTCACCTGCTCATAGCTCCCTTTAAGGAAGAAGATGAATGGGATAGCCCTCATATTGTACGATATTATGATGTCATGTCTGATGAAGAAATTGAGAAAATTAAACAGCTGGCTAAGCCAAGG cTGGCACGAGCCACAGTACGTGATCCCAAAACCGGTGTCCTTACAGTGGCTAGCTACAGGGTATCAAAAAG CTCATGGCTGGAGGAAGATGATGATCCTGTTGTGGGTAAGGTGAACCAACGAATGCAGCAGATCACAGGGTTAACAGTGAAAACAGCTGAACTGTTGCAG GTTGCTAATTATGGAATGGGAGGGCAGTATGAACCGCACTTCGATTTTTCTAGG CGACCCTTTGACAGCACACTCAAATCGGAAGGAAATAGGCTAGCGACGTTTCTTAACTAT ATGAGCGATGTAGAAGCTGGAGGAGCTACAGTTTTCCCAGACTTCGGGGCAGCGATATGGCCCAAGAAG ggaacagcagtgttttggtACAATCTTTTCAGAAGTGGAGAGGGTGATTATAGAACAAGGCATGCAGCTTGTCCAGTACTAGTAGGGTGTAAATGGG TTTCAAATAAATGGTTTCACGAAAGAGGAAATGAATTTTTAAGACCTTGTGGGAGAACAGAAGTTGACTGA
- the P4HA2 gene encoding prolyl 4-hydroxylase subunit alpha-2 isoform X4, producing MKPCLQLVFLVFLICHTEAEFFTSIGQMTDLIYAEKDLVQSLKEYIRAEEAKLSQIKSWAEKMDVLTSKSTSDPEGYLAHPVNAYKLVKRLNTDWLELENLVLQDTTNGFIANLTIQRQFFPTEEDETGAAKALMRLQDTYKLDPETLSRGNLPGTKYKSSLTVSDCFGMGKTAYNDGDYYHTVLWMEQALKQHDEGEDTTVSKVEILDYLSYAVFQFGDLHRAMELTRRLISLDSTHERAGSNLRYFEKLLEKEREEKSRENSLNQTTAATEPVVQSGTYERPLDYLPERDIYEALCRGEGVKMTPRRQKRLFCRYHNGNRNPHLLIAPFKEEDEWDSPHIVRYYDVMSDEEIEKIKQLAKPRLARATVRDPKTGVLTVASYRVSKSSWLEEDDDPVVGKVNQRMQQITGLTVKTAELLQVANYGMGGQYEPHFDFSRMSDVEAGGATVFPDFGAAIWPKKGTAVFWYNLFRSGEGDYRTRHAACPVLVGCKWVSNKWFHERGNEFLRPCGRTEVD from the exons ATGAAGCCCTGTCTGCAGTTGGTGTTCCTTGTCTTCTTGATCTGCCACACAGAAGCAGAGTTCTTCACTTCAATAG GTCAAATGACAGATCTCATTTatgcagagaaagacttggTGCAGTCTTTAAAAGAATACATCCGAGCAGAAGAGGCCAAGCTGTCTCAGATTAAAAG CTGGGCTGAAAAAATGGATGTACTGACAAGCAAATCAACCTCTGATCCAGAAGGGTATCTGGCACACCCTGTAAATGCGTACAAGTTGGTGAAGCGTTTAAATACGGATTGGCTGGAATTAGAGAACCTGGTTCTTCAGGATACAACGAACG GCTTTATTGCAAATCTCACAATTCAACGTCAGTTTTTTCCAACTGAAGAAGATGAGACTGGAGCTGCAAAGGCTCTGATGCGCCTGCAGGACACGTACAAGCTGGATCCTGAAACGCTATCTCGAGGAAACTTACCAG gaacaaaatataaatcatCTTTGACAGTGAGCGACTGCTTTGGTATGGGCAAGACTGCTTACAACGATGGAGACTACTATCACACAGTGCTCTGGATGGAACAAGCCTTAAAACAGCATGATGAGGGGGAGGACACTACCGTCAGTAAAGTGGAGATCCTAGATTATCTCAGCTATGCTGTTTTCCAGTTTGGGGACTTACACAGAGCCATGGAGCTCACAAGGCGCCTCATATCCCTTG ACAGCACTCATGAGAGAGCAGGCAGTAATCTGCGGTATTTTgagaagctgctggagaaggagagagaagagaagtcAAGAGAGAACTCATTAAACCAGACAACGGCAGCAACAGAACCAGTGGTGCAAAGTGGTACATACGAGAGGCCTCTTGACTACTTGCCAGAGCGTGATATTTATGAGGCCCTTTGCCGAGGGGAAGGGGTGAAAATG ACACCTCGAAGACAGAAAAGGCTCTTCTGTAGGTACcacaatggaaacagaaaccCTCACCTGCTCATAGCTCCCTTTAAGGAAGAAGATGAATGGGATAGCCCTCATATTGTACGATATTATGATGTCATGTCTGATGAAGAAATTGAGAAAATTAAACAGCTGGCTAAGCCAAGG cTGGCACGAGCCACAGTACGTGATCCCAAAACCGGTGTCCTTACAGTGGCTAGCTACAGGGTATCAAAAAG CTCATGGCTGGAGGAAGATGATGATCCTGTTGTGGGTAAGGTGAACCAACGAATGCAGCAGATCACAGGGTTAACAGTGAAAACAGCTGAACTGTTGCAG GTTGCTAATTATGGAATGGGAGGGCAGTATGAACCGCACTTCGATTTTTCTAGG ATGAGCGATGTAGAAGCTGGAGGAGCTACAGTTTTCCCAGACTTCGGGGCAGCGATATGGCCCAAGAAG ggaacagcagtgttttggtACAATCTTTTCAGAAGTGGAGAGGGTGATTATAGAACAAGGCATGCAGCTTGTCCAGTACTAGTAGGGTGTAAATGGG TTTCAAATAAATGGTTTCACGAAAGAGGAAATGAATTTTTAAGACCTTGTGGGAGAACAGAAGTTGACTGA
- the P4HA2 gene encoding prolyl 4-hydroxylase subunit alpha-2 isoform X2: protein MKPCLQLVFLVFLICHTEAEFFTSIGQMTDLIYAEKDLVQSLKEYIRAEEAKLSQIKSWAEKMDVLTSKSTSDPEGYLAHPVNAYKLVKRLNTDWLELENLVLQDTTNGFIANLTIQRQFFPTEEDETGAAKALMRLQDTYKLDPETLSRGNLPGTKYKSSLTVSDCFGMGKTAYNDGDYYHTVLWMEQALKQHDEGEDTTVSKVEILDYLSYAVFQFGDLHRAMELTRRLISLDSTHERAGSNLRYFEKLLEKEREEKSRENSLNQTTAATEPVVQSGTYERPLDYLPERDIYEALCRGEGVKMTPRRQKRLFCRYHNGNRNPHLLIAPFKEEDEWDSPHIVRYYDVMSDEEIEKIKQLAKPRLARATVRDPKTGVLTVASYRVSKSSWLEEDDDPVVGKVNQRMQQITGLTVKTAELLQVANYGMGGQYEPHFDFSRKDEPDAFKRLGTGNRVATFLNYMSDVEAGGATVFPDFGAAIWPKKGTAVFWYNLFRSGEGDYRTRHAACPVLVGCKWVSNKWFHERGNEFLRPCGRTEVD, encoded by the exons ATGAAGCCCTGTCTGCAGTTGGTGTTCCTTGTCTTCTTGATCTGCCACACAGAAGCAGAGTTCTTCACTTCAATAG GTCAAATGACAGATCTCATTTatgcagagaaagacttggTGCAGTCTTTAAAAGAATACATCCGAGCAGAAGAGGCCAAGCTGTCTCAGATTAAAAG CTGGGCTGAAAAAATGGATGTACTGACAAGCAAATCAACCTCTGATCCAGAAGGGTATCTGGCACACCCTGTAAATGCGTACAAGTTGGTGAAGCGTTTAAATACGGATTGGCTGGAATTAGAGAACCTGGTTCTTCAGGATACAACGAACG GCTTTATTGCAAATCTCACAATTCAACGTCAGTTTTTTCCAACTGAAGAAGATGAGACTGGAGCTGCAAAGGCTCTGATGCGCCTGCAGGACACGTACAAGCTGGATCCTGAAACGCTATCTCGAGGAAACTTACCAG gaacaaaatataaatcatCTTTGACAGTGAGCGACTGCTTTGGTATGGGCAAGACTGCTTACAACGATGGAGACTACTATCACACAGTGCTCTGGATGGAACAAGCCTTAAAACAGCATGATGAGGGGGAGGACACTACCGTCAGTAAAGTGGAGATCCTAGATTATCTCAGCTATGCTGTTTTCCAGTTTGGGGACTTACACAGAGCCATGGAGCTCACAAGGCGCCTCATATCCCTTG ACAGCACTCATGAGAGAGCAGGCAGTAATCTGCGGTATTTTgagaagctgctggagaaggagagagaagagaagtcAAGAGAGAACTCATTAAACCAGACAACGGCAGCAACAGAACCAGTGGTGCAAAGTGGTACATACGAGAGGCCTCTTGACTACTTGCCAGAGCGTGATATTTATGAGGCCCTTTGCCGAGGGGAAGGGGTGAAAATG ACACCTCGAAGACAGAAAAGGCTCTTCTGTAGGTACcacaatggaaacagaaaccCTCACCTGCTCATAGCTCCCTTTAAGGAAGAAGATGAATGGGATAGCCCTCATATTGTACGATATTATGATGTCATGTCTGATGAAGAAATTGAGAAAATTAAACAGCTGGCTAAGCCAAGG cTGGCACGAGCCACAGTACGTGATCCCAAAACCGGTGTCCTTACAGTGGCTAGCTACAGGGTATCAAAAAG CTCATGGCTGGAGGAAGATGATGATCCTGTTGTGGGTAAGGTGAACCAACGAATGCAGCAGATCACAGGGTTAACAGTGAAAACAGCTGAACTGTTGCAG GTTGCTAATTATGGAATGGGAGGGCAGTATGAACCGCACTTCGATTTTTCTAGG aaAGATGAGCCAGATGCTTTCAAGCGGTTAGGGACTGGAAATCGTGTGGCCACTTTTTTAAACTAT ATGAGCGATGTAGAAGCTGGAGGAGCTACAGTTTTCCCAGACTTCGGGGCAGCGATATGGCCCAAGAAG ggaacagcagtgttttggtACAATCTTTTCAGAAGTGGAGAGGGTGATTATAGAACAAGGCATGCAGCTTGTCCAGTACTAGTAGGGTGTAAATGGG TTTCAAATAAATGGTTTCACGAAAGAGGAAATGAATTTTTAAGACCTTGTGGGAGAACAGAAGTTGACTGA